In Helianthus annuus cultivar XRQ/B chromosome 9, HanXRQr2.0-SUNRISE, whole genome shotgun sequence, the following are encoded in one genomic region:
- the LOC110879173 gene encoding probable UDP-arabinopyranose mutase 1, which yields MAASTFPLKDDLDIVIPTIRNLDFLEMWRPFFQPYHLIIVQDGDPSRNIKVPDGFHYELYNRNDINKILGPKASCISFKDSACRCFGYMVSKKKYIFTIDDDCFVAKDPTGKDIDALRQHINNLLNPSTPYFFNTLYDPFSDGADFVRGYPFSLREGVPTAVSHGLWLNIPDYDAPTQLVKPRERNTRYVDAVMTLPKGILFPMCGMNLAFDRSLIGPAMYFGLMGDGQPIGRYDDMWAGWCVKVICDHLGLGIKTGLPYIWHSKASNPFVNLKKEYKGIFWQEEIIPFFQDAILPKECITVQACYKELSKQVKDKLGKIDPYFVKLADAMVTWIDAWDELNPPAKVAGSK from the exons ATGGCTGCTTCTACATTCCCTCTCAAAGATGACCTCGATATCGTCATACCCACCATTCGCAACCTCGATTTTCTCGAGATGTGGAGACCCTTCTTCCAACCCTATCATTTGATCATTGTTCAAGATGGTGATCCATCTAGGAACATCAAGGTCCCTGATGGCTTTCATTATGAGCTTTATAATCGCAACGATATTAACAAGATTTTGGGCCCCAAAGCTTCTTGTATCTCCTTCAAGGATTCCGCTTGTCGTTGCTTTGGGTACATGGTTTCTAAGAAGAAGTATATCTTCACCATTGATGATGATTGCTTT GTGGCAAAGGACCCAACCGGGAAGGACATAGATGCTCTTAGACAACACATCAACAACCTCCTTAACCCTTCAACTCCCTATTTCTTCAACACCCTTTACGACCCATTCTCCGATGGTGCAGATTTCGTTCGTGGCTACCCCTTTAGCCTCCGTGAAGGTGTTCCAACCGCAGTGTCTCACGGTCTTTGGCTCAACATCCCGGACTACGATGCACCAACACAGCTCGTCAAACCTCGAGAAAGGAACACAAG GTATGTTGATGCAGTCATGACACTCCCAAAGGGCATTCTCTTCCCTATGTGTGGAATGAACCTCGCGTTCGACCGAAGCCTCATTGGCCCAGCTATGTACTTTGGGCTCATGGGTGACGGTCAGCCCATTGGCCGTTACGACGACATGTGGGCTGGCTGGTGTGTCAAG GTAATATGTGACCATTTGGGGCTCGGGATCAAGACGGGGCTGCCCTACATTTGGCACAGCAAGGCAAGCAATCCATTTGTGAACCTCAAAAAAGAATACAAAGGCATATTTTGGCAAGAAGAGATTATACCGTTCTTCCAAGACGCCATTCTCCCGAAAGAGTGCATCACGGTGCAGGCTTGCTACAAAGAATTGTCAAAACAGGTCAAGGATAAGCTAGGGAAAATTGATCCGTACTTTGTTAAGCTCGCGGACGCCATGGTTACATGGATCGATGCTTGGGATGAGCTCAACCCACCGGCTAAAGTGGCTGGTAGCAAGTGA
- the LOC110879172 gene encoding probable tRNA (guanine(26)-N(2))-dimethyltransferase 1 → MGSDEETKTGEEASQQINNNTPQQPFDLNDYTIIKEGEAEILMHKKNQVFYNKAQVNNRDMSIAVLRTFISKREEEYEAFLSKKMNYKASKTSVSNGSSNGECGTSKEIHKDEPCTKGDQPLEGKVQGELKPPRVLEALSASGLRALRYAREVEGIGQVVALDNDKASVEACRRNIKFNGSVASEKVESNLVDARVYMLTHPKEFDVVDLDPYGSPSMFLDSAVQSIADGGLLMCTATDMAVLCGSNGEVCYSKYGSYPLRGKYCHEMALRIVLACIESHANRYKRYIVPVLSVQMDFYVRVFVRVYTSASAMKNTPLKLSYVYQCVGCDSFHLQPIGRTVSKNTSVRYLPGFGPVVPQECSDCGKKYNMGGPIWSDPIHDQDWVSSILADVKAMKNRFPAFDKISAVLTTISEELPDVPLFLSLHNLCGTLKCTSPSAVIFRSAVINAGYRISGTHVNPLGLKSDAPMDVIWDIMRCWVKNHPVKEQSPDQSGSVILAKEPVLQANFARAVASLSKAQSKKVARFLPNPERHWGPKLRAGRTITSKHVSLLGADAVNGVLNNNEEEAEERQVKRQKTDDPTSIS, encoded by the exons ATGGGGAGCGATGAGGAGACAAAAACAGGGGAAGAAGCAAGTCAGCAGATTAATAATAATACCCCGCAGCAGCCTTTTGATCTGAATGATTACACCATTATCAAAGAAGGTGAAGCTGAGATTTTAATGCACAAGAAAAACCAAGTCTTTTATAATAAAGCCCAG GTGAACAATAGAGATATGTCAATTGCGGTACTGAGGACATTCATTTCAAAACGGGAAGAAGAATATGAGGCATTTTTATCTAAAAAGATGAATTATAAAGCATCAAAAACATCAGTTTCTAATGGAAGCTCCAACGGTGAATGTGGAACTTCAAAAGAGATACACAAGGATGAACCATGTACCAAAGGTGATCAACCGCTAGAGGGAAAAGTCCAAGGAGAATTGAAACCGCCAAGAGTTCTTGAG GCTCTGTCCGCTTCGGGATTAAGAGCTCTTAGATACGCACGCGAAGTGGAAGGGATTGGACAAGTTGTAGCACTAGACAATGATAAAG CATCTGTTGAAGCTTGCagaagaaacataaaatttaatgGCTCGGTCGCGAGTGAGAAAGTCGAATCGAATCTCGTTGATGCTCGAGTGTATATGCTAACCCATCCTAAGGAATTCGATGTG GTTGATCTTGATCCATATGGTTCACCCTCTATGTTCCTGGACTCTGCAGTTCAATCAATAGCAGACGGTGGGTTGCTAATGTGCACAGCAACAGATATGGCGGTTTTATGTGGAAGCAATGGTGAAGTCTGTTATTCAAA ATACGGTTCATACCCTTTGAGAGGAAAATACTGTCACGAAATGGCTTTGCGGATTGTCCTTGCATGCATTGAG AGTCATGCAAATCGGTACAAGAGATACATTGTCCCCGTGTTATCTGTTCAGATGGATTTTTATGTGCGCGTATTTGTTCGAGTTTACAC TTCAGCAAGTGCAATGAAGAACACACCTCTTAAGCTCTCATACGTTTATCAATGTGTCGGTTGTGATTCCTTTCATCTTCAGCCAATTGGGAGGACCGTTTCTAAG AATACTAGTGTAAGATATCTTCCTGGGTTCGGGCCTGTGGTCCCACAAGAGTGCAGTGATTGTGGCAAGAAATATAACATGGGCGGGCCCATTTGGTCCGATCCCATTCATGATCAAGATTGGGTGTCATCCATTCTAGCAGATGTGAAAGCAATGAAGAATCGGTTTCCTGCCTTTGATAAGATTTCTGCTGTTCTAACAACAATCTCCGAG GAATTGCCCGATGTTCCTCTTTTTCTGAGTTTGCACAATCTATGTGGGACCCTTAAATGCACGTCCCCGTCAGCAGTCATATTCAGATCAGCTGTGATCAATGCTGGATATCGTATTTCTGGAACTCATGTAAACCCTTTGGGATTAAAATCCGATGCTCCTATGGATGTCATTTGGGATATCATGCGTTGTTGG GTTAAAAATCATCCTGTGAAAGAGCAATCGCCTGATCAATCTGGAAGTGTGATCCTCGCCAAAGAGCCTGTTCTTCAG GCTAATTTTGCCAGAGCAGTTGCATCACTTAGCAAAGCTCAAAGCAAGAAGGTTGCACGTTTCCTTCCGAACCCGGAAAGACACTGGGGACCAAAACTTAGGGCCGGTCGCACCATTACCAGCAAACATGTCTCTTTATTGGGTGCGGATGCAGTCAATGGTGTCCTTAACAATAATGAAGAAGAAGCCGAAGAACGCCAGGTGAAGCGTCAAAAGACAGATGATCCGACTTCCATTTCCTGA
- the LOC110876585 gene encoding F-box/kelch-repeat protein At3g23880, whose translation MAKFVHADVVEQILLRSEVKDLIRFKSVCKSWHSLITSPRFVNRHLKHSYNKDRNDSKIGHRRITFADDDHRPRNLVGSSNGLVCVESAYLHFSVVNPLTGEVTQLRRSPYICLWLFWGFGYDESTDDYKVIVKGENRTCVRVMSLKSNVWRVIEDVKYEFISKTGILSHGALHWIVRDQNCKKLIISFDLSKEEFKEIPQPADAGYECTYSSRLGIVKECLCIFRRSNCCLLDNLWIMKSYNVKGSWERLPHIHNMQHDIVHHLKGNVSWPSSTLEHHWGCECGWKNTAAPIFVQSLVSPHVNGRPASAINLLRNSRVGSVDAPPL comes from the coding sequence ATGGCAAAGTTTGTTCATGCCGATGTTGTTGAGCAGATACTCTTAAGGTCAGAAGTGAAGGATCTGATCCGTTTCAAGAGCGTGTGTAAGTCATGGCATTCTTTAATCACAAGTCCTCGTTTCGTTAATCGTCACCTTAAGCATAGTTATAATAAAGATCGCAACGACAGTAAGATTGGACATAGAAGAATTACTTTCGCAGATGATGATCATCGTCCTCGTAATCTTGTTGGTTCTTCCAATGGCCTGGTTTGCGTCGAGTCTGCTTATCTTCATTTTTCAGTAGTCAATCCCTTGACAGGAGAGGTAACACAGCTGAGGCGTTCTCCTTATATTTGTTTGTGGTTATTTTGGGGTTTTGGTTATGATGAATCCACAGATGATTACAAGGTCATTGTAAAAGGCGAAAATCGAACATGTGTTCGGGTGATGAGCTTGAAATCAAATGTTTGGAGAGTTATTGAAGATGTGAAGTACGAATTTATTAGTAAGACTGGTATTCTAAGCCATGGTGCACTTCACTGGATTGTAAGAGATCAAAATTGTAAGAAACTGATTATTTCTTTTGATTTATCCAAAGAAGAATTTAAAGAAATTCCCCAACCTGCCGATGCAGGATATGAATGTACTTATAGTAGCCGGCTGGGAATCGTCAAAgaatgtctgtgcatatttcgtCGATCAAACTGTTGTTTGCTTGACAATTTATGGATAATGAAAAGCTACAATGTAAAAGGATCGTGGGAACGGCTGCCGCATATTCATAATATGCAGCATGATATTGTACACCATTTGAAGGGAAATGTATCATGGCCGTCAAGTACCCTGGAACATCATTGGGGTTGTGAATGCGGTTGGAAGAATACTGCCGCACCGATATTTGTGCAGAGCCTTGTATCTCCACATGTAAATGGGAGGCCAGCTAGTGCTATTAATCTCTTGAGGAATTCTAGGGTGGGTTCTGTTGATGCTCCGCCGTTATAA